One genomic region from Onychostoma macrolepis isolate SWU-2019 chromosome 23, ASM1243209v1, whole genome shotgun sequence encodes:
- the LOC131531511 gene encoding peptidase inhibitor 16 gives MAYLGSSGSRGSMYWNVALWSTRLWVILSLAAGQLTEQEKSTIIDLHNELRSKVQPRAAFMQKVVWDETLRVVAEAYAAKCIWDHNPQLEELSMGENLFVGTGPFNATKAMLDWFGEHMDYDFETNNCPEDKMCGHYTQMVWADSKRIGCATHFCNTLEGLDFEKATLLVCDYFPSGNFEEQKPYESGEPCSKCPDNLSLCEVNMCVAENLFNSSEKPESDDTEAPTVLPELPRMTTEPFAAPEEPTQVHVKIERDMESKGSHGSKTESVSASLVMLVWLLAALVL, from the exons ATGGCTTATTTAGGCTCCTCAGGGAGTAGAGGCAGTATGTATTGGAACGTGGCCCTCTGGAGCACCAGGCTCTGGGTCATTCTGAGTTTAGCCGCCGGTCAGCTGACTGAGCAGGAGAAATCAACTATCATTGACTTGCACAATGAGCTTCGCTCTAAGGTTCAGCCCAGAGCCGCCTTCATGCAGAAAGTG GTGTGGGACGAGACGCTGCGTGTGGTGGCAGAAGCATACGCTGCAAAATGTATCTGGGATCACAACCCTCAACTTGAGGAACTCAGCATGGGAGAAAACCTCTTTGTAGGCACTGGACCATTTAATGCAACCAAAGCAATGCTGGACTG GTTTGGAGAGCATATGGATTATGACTTTGAAACCAATAACTGTCCTGAAGACAAAATGTGTGGCCATTACACTCAG ATGGTCTGGGCAGACAGCAAAAGAATCGGCTGTGCTACTCATTTCTGCAACACTCTGGAGGGTCTGGATTTTGAGAAGGCCACTCTTCTTGTCTGTGATTACTTCCCTTC AGGAAATTTTGAGGAACAAAAGCCATATGAGTCTGGAGAGCCATGCTCAAAGTGTCCAGATAATCTATCATTGTGCGAGGTCAACATGTGCG TGGCTGAGAATCTCTTTAATTCATCTGAGAAGCCCGAGTCAGACGACACCGAAGCTCCGACTGTCTTACCTGAGCTTCCACGAATGACGACAGAGCCCTTCGCTGCTCCTGAAGAGCCAACTCAAGTGCACGTTAAAATTGAGAGAGACATGGAAAGTAAAGGGAGCCATGGATCCAAGACGGAAAGCGTCTCTGCTTCTCTTGTGATGCTGGTCTGGCTGCTGGCGGCTCTTGTTTTGTGA